One region of Mustelus asterias unplaced genomic scaffold, sMusAst1.hap1.1 HAP1_SCAFFOLD_410, whole genome shotgun sequence genomic DNA includes:
- the LOC144486599 gene encoding uncharacterized protein LOC144486599: MEKRWKCGDCGKGFRYPSHLETHRRSHTGERPFTCSQCGNGFSRLSTLQTHQRVHNEERPFICFHCGKRFTQSSSLQTHQRVHNEERPFICSQCGKGFSQSSSLRTHQRVHTRERPFTCFQCGNGFTQLSHLKTHQRFHTGERPFTCPQCEKGFAQLSTLQTHQRVHTKERPFTCSQCGKGFTQLSDLRRHQRVHM, translated from the coding sequence atggagaaacggtggaaatgtggggactgtgggaagggatttagataCCCTTCtcacctggaaactcatcgacgcagccacactggggagagaccgttcacctgttctcagtgtgggaatggattcagtcgattatccaccctgcagacacaccagagagttcacaatgaggaaaggccattcatctgctttcattgtgggaagagattcactcagtcatccagcctgcagacacaccagcgagttcacaatgaggagagaccgttcatctgctctcagtgtgggaagggattcagtcagtcatccagcctgcggacacaccagcgagttcacactagggagaggccgttcacctgctttcagtgtgggaatgggttcactcagttatcccatctgAAGACACACCAAcggtttcacactggggagaggccgttcacctgccctcagtgcgagaagggatttgctcagttatccactcttcagacacaccagcgagttcacaccaaggagagaccgttcacctgctctcagtgtgggaaaggattcactcagttatccgacctgcggagacaccagcgagttcacatgtga
- the LOC144486597 gene encoding uncharacterized protein LOC144486597 translates to MESKSTVHNGEKVFTCSVCGRGFSRSSNLSKHKCCPTGEKPWKCGDCGKGFDCPSELHIHHRSHTGERPFTCSVRQKEFTKSSHLLRHRRVHTGERPFTCSVCGKDFTNSSHLLSHHRIHSEERPFQCSDCEKNYKRKNDLLNHKRTHTGERLFPCSVCGKGFTRSFDLLTHQLVHTDKRLFKCPDCEKYFKSQTDLLMHQLTHTRERPFTCFFCGKGFTWMSNLLNHQRSHTGERPFTCSVCGKGFTQLSTLLTHQRVHTGERPFPCSVCGKRFSRSSTLLRHQRVHK, encoded by the coding sequence ATGGAatcaaaaagcaccgttcacaatggggagaaggtgtttacatgttctgtgtgtggacgaggtttCAGTCGCTCATCAAACCTGTCAAAACACAAGTGCTGtcccactggggagaaaccgtggaaatgtggagactgtgggaagggatttgattgcCCATCTGAGTTACATATTCATcaccgcagtcacactggggagaggccattcacttgctctgtgcgTCAGAAAGAATTCACTAAATCATCCCACCTTCTAAGACaccggcgtgttcacactggggagagaccattcacctgctccgtctgtGGGAAAGACTTCACAAACTCATCCCACCTCCTGTCACACCATCGAatccacagtgaggagagacctttccaatgttctgactgtgagaaaaaCTATAAAAGGAAAAATGATCTGTTGAACCataaacgcactcacactggggagagactgttcccctgctccgtgtgtgggaagggatttacccgTTCATTCGACCtactgacacaccaacttgttcatacTGATAAGAGGCTGTTTAAATGTCCTGACTGTGAGAAGTACTTTAAAAGCCAGACGGATCTGCTGATGCACCAACtcactcacaccagggagagacccttcacctgctTTTTCTGTGGGAAAGGCTTCACTTGGATGTCCAACCTACTTAATCACCAGcggagtcacactggggagaggccgttcacctgctcagtgtgtgggaagggattcactcagttgtccaccctgctgacacaccagcgagttcacaccggggagaggccatttccttgctcagtgtgtggaaagagattcagtcgttcatccacactgctgaggcaccagcgagttcacaagtaa